The genomic DNA cgggtgccacaattactgaagcctgtgtgcctagagcctgtgctctgcaatgagaagccaccgcaatgagaagcccgcgcaccacaatgaagacccaatgcagccaaaaataaataaataaaataaataaatttatttaaaaaatagttaactgGACATATttttggactctcaattctatttcactgatctatgtgtctatccttatTTCAATAacacactttttttgttttaatatttacttatttggctgtaccgggtcttagttgcaacacacGGGATCTCCATTGCCgcgtgcaggatcttcgttgtggcatgcgggatctcttGGTCccagcatgcagaatctttagttgtggcatgtgggatctagttccgtgaccagggattgaacccaggccaccttCATTGGGAATgtagagtcttagccactgggccaccagggaagtccctgtaacacactgtcttgatgactgtagctttgtagtcagtttagaaataaagaagtgtgagtcctccaactttgttcattttcaaaattgttttggctattctgggtcccttgcatctCCATATCATCTTTAGGATCAGCTTGATAACGTCTGCAAAATAGGCAGTTGGgatcttgatagggattgcactgaatatgcaGACCAATCTGGGGAATATACTGCCATCTTAACCATATGAAGTCTTCTAGTCCATGAACATGGGTTGTGTTTCCACTTGTTTaggtcttaatttttttcaatgatgTTTAGTACATTTCCATGTGCAAgtcttgcatttcttttgttaaatttattctaagtatgtttaaaaataaatttattctttttgatgctatgtaagcagaattgttttcttaatttcatttctgaatagttcattgctaatgtatagaaatgtaaatgatttttatttatttatttatttatttatggctgtgtcgggtctttgttgctgtgcgcgggctttctctggttgcagtgagcgggggctactcttcgttgcagggcgcggcttctcattgtggtggcttctctcattgcagagcatgggctctaggcacgcaggcttcagtaattgtggcacatgggctcagtagttgtggctcgcaggcgctatagcgcaggctcagtagttgtggcgcatggacttagttgctctgtggcatgtgggattttcccagaccagggatggaacctgcgtctcctgcattggcaggcagattcttaaccactgtaccaccagggaagtccctgtaattgATTCTTTTATATCAATCTTCAATCCTGTACCTTTGCTAAACTTGATTATTAGTCgtaatatttgtgtgtatgtgaattctttaggattttctatacatagggtcatgtcatctgtgactagaaacagttttccttcttcctatctggattccttttatttcattttctcactgaattgtcatggctagaacctccagtaaaatgttgaatacAAGTGGTATTCAACATTCAATACAAGAGAGAGCGGGCATCCTTATGTTCCTGATGGGAAGGGGacgctttcagtctttcaccattaagtatagcAGCTGAAGGTTTTTCGTAGATggtctttatcaggttgaggacaGTCCTTCGATTCCTagtttggtaaatattttttctgtctgttgagatgatcatgtggttttcgtCCTTTATTagtatggtgtattacattgattgattttatttatttatttatttatttatttggttgcaccaggtcttagttgaacCTCCcgggctccctagttgtggcatgtgaactcttagttgcggcatacatgtgggatctagttccctgaccagggattgaacccaggctccctgcattgggagcacggagtcttgtccactgtgccaccagggaagtccctacgttgattgattttcatatgttaaatcaattttgcattcctgggataaatctcacttgctCCTTTTTATACTTTCCTGGATtcgatttgctagtattttgttgataaattctgcatctatattctctctctctctttgttttttgacCAAGCCCACAGCATGCGaaaccttagttccccgaccagggatcgaacacatgccccctgcaggaagcacaaagtcctaaccactggatggccagggaattcccatctatattctttttaataagtttatttttttatttttatttttggctgtgttgggtcttcgttgctgctcatgggctttctctagttgaggcaagtgggggctactcttcatgcggtgcacgggcttctcattatcatggcttctcttgttgcagaacatgggctctagagcacacgctcagtagttatggcgtaCGGGCTTatctgctccacagcatgtgggatcttcccgggccagggatcaaacccatgtcccctgcattggcaggcagattcttaaccactgtgccaccagggaagcccctcatctaTATTCTTAAGGGATATTGATCTgtacttttcttgtgatgtctttgttgGGTTTGGTGTCAGGATAATCCTGGTCTTGTAGAacgagttgggaagtgttccctccttcttcttcctttattttttgggctttattttctctgcatcctcctgGTGCTCCTCTGTGTAACCGCTTGCTCACAGGGGTCCCAGCCATACCCTTGGAAGTTTAGTTCACTGCGTCAATTGTGCTTGGCCTCAAATATCCATTGGGTGTTAGTGCCTATGGTAAGAGTGTTTCTCTGGGTAGATACAAAGTCAGGGCCATGAAGCACTGCACACCACCTCTCAAGGGGTCATCAGTAAGGCGTCTCGGGACCTCCTGTTACAAAACTGCCCAACCCTCTTGGCTTGAAAtgcatttttctggatttttgtgGAGGCATTTCAGAACAAGGAACACCTGCTCAGTTCTGTTGAGGCCACATGGGAGAAAAGCGAGAGGGACATCTTCCCTGCAGGAAGTGGGACCCCATCTGAGAAGTTCCTCAAGACATTATCAGCCAAATAACAGAAGGGAGCAAGGGGGCTGGCTAAGGCAGAGTGCTCCAAGTGGCACCATCTTACCAGGGAGTCCACCATCCTGTCACGAGCCCACTGAAGCAGACAGGTGGCAGGTGCCCTTAAAATCCTATTCCACAAACCACATATAAACCTGAAAACACGTACAAAGTTCTGGGAGAAAAGGCTAtccattttggttttggtttgcttgGATGGATTGTCATCATTCTGCTGTGAACAAGTAAACACCCTGTCACACCcaccttttcattttcaaagaagtGGCAGGACAAAGACCCCTCAGTCCCAGGAATAAACATGCCTTGTCATAAACATGTCATGTGATGGGACGCGGGGACTGTCCATGATGTAGGGCTAAGCATGGTGTAGGTGCTCAGTACACTGTGCCTCTCACTGACATCCATGAGTGGGGGGCTGCTGTGGGGTCCCCCAGGGTCCTCCTGGCCTGACGCAGGTGCTCCTTGGCTAGGAGGGGCCTGAGGGGCATCCTGGGCTAGAGGGCTGTGCGTTGTCTCCAGGAGGCTGCTGCCTCCTTTGGGGACATTGTCTGTAACAAGAAGCTCAGAACAGCCAGTGTGCATTCTGCCAATTCACAGGACATTCCTGAAGCCAGGCACTCCTTCGTCAATGTGTGAGGTGGCTTCCTGCCATCCCACTGTGCGGGGGAGGTCAGGACTGTCCAGAGCCTCTCAGCCAGACCTCTACCCTCAGCTTACCAGGGCCTGCCTGACTTCTGCGCCCCCACACCCCCGGAGTTGGGGGTGGCTGGATGGTGCCTAGCGGGGTGGAATGCACATGTGGGGAGGAGGGATCAAAGAGGGTGTCTGCCCCAGTGGAACGCGTGTGGGCTccagacccccacccccagacctggACCTTAACCTGCACCTGGCTGCGAGGCCACTCTGGTGGCTTGGGCTTCCTTATCTGTGAAGCAGACACAATGATAGGGTATCCCTAGGACCTGGTGAGTTAAGAGGGGGTGGGCTACCTGGGTGTTTGTGACAGCGAGGTGGGGCCCGGTGCTGGGTCTGGCGCCCTGGGGGTTGGGGCGGGCTCTGCGCATTGACCTCACCCGCAGGCGGGGCAGGCTCAGCGTGCAGAGCGGCAGCGACGGCAGCGGCGGTGGCAACAGTAGGTGGGTCGCAGAGTCCAGCGGAAACAGTTTCAGGCCCAGGAGGAGGCGAAGGCTCAGGTACCTGGGGACAGGGTGAGGCGAAACTGGCTCCAGGGGCGGCGGCGGCATGTTGGGGCCGGCAGTGCAGCGCCGAGCCCAGGGATCCGGCGCCACGCCCAGGGCTCCCCGGCTCGGCTCGCGTCAGGTGCGCTGTTCCTCCAGTCCAgcggggcggggaaggggggaaCCGCGATGTCTGGGGCCAGGTGGCCGCCTGGGCTACGCCCAGGGCTGCAGCTCCGCTCCTGTTCCGCGTCCTGGAGGCCTGGCCCAGCTCCCGGGAAGCCTCGGGTTTCCCCCTCGCTCTGGGATCCCAGATCACAGGGGCTTGGTTCCCAGCCATGCTCCCTGGGGCTGCCCCCTTCTCACCCTCAgggtccacccccacccccaccaacagGCCCAGATTCGGCTCCACCATGGAGCCCCTGAGGCGGAGAgggcctcccacccacccctgtcccagccctgccctctggcAGGCCAGTGTTAAGCGGCTCACTACCCCTGGGTGGGATCAGAGGGAGGACGGAAGGCTGGGCAGCCTGTCACTCCCCTCTGGCCCTGGTAGGTGCCAGCAGCTGGCTTGGTGCTCCTCTCAGCTGCCTGCAATGGCTTCAGGACTGCCCAGCACTGCCGGCCTGGTGCGCTTCTGCCAGAAGCTGAAACGGCTGAAGCCGCTGGAGGAGGCCACCATGGAGACATCGCTGCAGCGCTGCCTGTCCGCGCTGGACCTGACCCTGCTGGGAGTGGGGGCCATGGTGGGCTCGGGCCTCTATGTGCTCACCGGTACCGTGGCCAAGGAGATAACCGGCCCGGCCGTGATCGTGTCCTTCACTGTGGCCGCCGTGGCCTCCCTGCTGGCGGCCCTGTGTTACGCTGAGTTTGGGGCACGCGTGCCCCGCACAGGCTCTGCCTACCTGTTCACCTATGTGTCCATGGGCGAGCTGTGGGCCTTCCTCATCGGCTGGAACCTGGTGCTCGAGTACGTCATAGCTGGTGCTGCTGTGGCCCGCGCCTGGAGCGGCTACCTGGACGCCATGTTCGACCACCACATCCGCAACTTCACCGAGGCCCATGTGGGCATCTGGCAGGTGCCCCTCCTGGCCAGATATCCTGACTTCCTGGCTGCCGGCATCCTACTTTTGGCCTCCACCTTCGTCTCCTGCGGAGCCCGTGTCTCCTCCTGGCTCAACCACACCTTATCTGCCATCAGCATGGTCGTCATCCTCTTCATCATCATCCTGGGGTTTGTCCTCGCCCGCTCACACAACTGGGGCAAGGAGGAGGGCGGCTTTGCACCCTTCGGCTTCTCCGGTATCATGTCCGGCACCGCGACCTGCTTCTATGCCTTCGTGGGCTTTGACGTTATTGCCGCCTCTAGTGAGGAGGCCCGGAACCCGAAGCGAGCCGTGCCCCTGGCCATTGCCATCTCGCTTGGCCTCGCAGCCAGCGCCTACATCCTGGTCTCCACGGTGCTCACCCTCATGGTGCCCTGGCACAGCCTGGACCCTAATTCAGCGCTCGCTGACGCCTTCTACCAGCGGGGCTACAGCTGGGCTGGCTACCTCGTGGCGACTGGCTCCATCTGCGGTAAGTGGGGTCCTGCCCTGGCCTCCCGGGGAACACATCTCCAGTTGGGCCTCAGTTTTACCAGTTGTATAATGGACCCGGGAACGGGCTACTTATTAGACTCCACCCAGGCTTGTTGGCAGAGACCTACTCAACCCACTCCCTGTTGTACATGGTATGTCGGTCTGGGCGTGTGCTTCTGTGTCCTTTCCTGGACAGAGGTACTCAGCCTTCACCAGATTCCCCAGTGGCCTGTGACCTAAACTGAGGTGTCCCACTCCTGGGTTGGGGTAGTGACAATCCTGCACCCTATAGGCACTCAGGCTCACTCTGAGAACCCAGACAGACTCGTGCGCATGCTCCCGAGGTGCCCCAGCCGTGGCCCGTGGGGTGTCTATGTGCCATGCTGACCAGCCCCCGCCCTCTGCTGCAGCCATGACCACTGTCCTGCTCAACGGTCTCTTCTGCCTTCCCCGCATCATCTACGCCATGGCCGTCGACGGGCTATTCTTCCAGGCATTTGCCTACGTGCACCCCCGGACACAGGTGCCTCTGGTAGGCATCCTGGTGTTCGGGGTTCTCACGGTTTTGGTGGCGCTGCTGCTGGACCTCGAGGCATTGGTCCAGTTCCTGTCCATTGGCACACTGCTGGCCTACACCTTCGTGGCCATCAGCATTATCGTGCTGCGATTCCAGAAGGCCCCTCTGTCCATTTCCCCAAGCCCAGCCAGCCCCCGCCCTGCGGCCAAGGAGTACAATTCCTTCTCAGACCACATAGAGCTGGTGGGCACCGAGCAGGTCCCAGCCCCCGAGCCTGGGCAGCTGCGGCCAGCCCTGAGGCCCTACTTGGGCTTCCTGGATAGGTGCAGCCCTGGAGTGGCCGTGGCTTCAGCGATCTGCGTCCTGGTGGCCTCAGCCATCACCCTGGGCTGTGTGCTGATCTTCGGGGACTCAGCCCTGCACCTCCCTCGCTGGGGCTACATCCTGCTGCTTCTGCTCTGCAGCATCATGTTTCTGCTCAGTCTCCTCGTCCTGGGGGCCCACCAGCAGCAACGCCAGCAGGACACCTTCCAGGTACCTCTCTCCACTCCCAACACCCACTTGCTGTCAGCCCACCAGCTCCCTTCTCCCCTGCATCCTCCACTGCAGCGGGATGACCACGGCTCACAGGCTGGGGAGGCAGCATGCACATCCACCTGTGTCTGTGAGCGGGCCCTGGTCTCCAGAATCTCCAGAGGCAGAGAAAGGCTCTGAGGCCTCTAGAGCAGTTGGGCCCTGGGCCAGCAGCCTCccctgcagcccagcccagccctaccCTTGCCCCTTCAGATCCCCATGGTGCCCCTGATTCCAGCCTTGAGCATTCTCCTCAACATCTGCCTCATGCTGAAGCTGAGCTACCTGACCTGGGTGCGCTTCTCCATCTGGCTGCTGATTGGTGAGTGGGGGGCCAGGCTGGTGTCCTGGGCCGGCTGCaggaggagggtgaggagggCGAGCAGGGCTGAGACCTGCCATTCATGCTCGCGCCACCCCTGCAGGACTCTTGGTATATTTCGGCTATGGCATCTGGCACAGCAAGGAGAACCAGCGGGAGCTGCCGGGGCTGACCATCACACGCTATGTGGTTTTCTCTAGCGGCAGCCTGGAGGAGACAGTGCAGGTTGTGCAGCCCCCCAGCCAGGTGCCAGCCCAGGAGCCCAGCAGTCCATGAGAGCTACCTGCCCTCCATCCAAGGCAGCTCCGGTTTGCGGGCCTGCCCACGCTAGGGGGTTCCTTCGGACTGTAGTTCAGGGGCTGAGCTTTGAGTCTTTGGAGCCAGTGTGGCCAGCGCTGGTGTGGTGGACTCTTTGTGCAGTGCCTTCCAGTTTATGTC from Pseudorca crassidens isolate mPseCra1 chromosome 12, mPseCra1.hap1, whole genome shotgun sequence includes the following:
- the SLC7A4 gene encoding cationic amino acid transporter 4 isoform X2, with translation MEPLRRRGPPTHPCPSPALWQASVKRLTTPGWDQREDGRLGSLSLPSGPGRCQQLAWCSSQLPAMASGLPSTAGLVRFCQKLKRLKPLEEATMETSLQRCLSALDLTLLGVGAMVGSGLYVLTGTVAKEITGPAVIVSFTVAAVASLLAALCYAEFGARVPRTGSAYLFTYVSMGELWAFLIGWNLVLEYVIAGAAVARAWSGYLDAMFDHHIRNFTEAHVGIWQVPLLARYPDFLAAGILLLASTFVSCGARVSSWLNHTLSAISMVVILFIIILGFVLARSHNWGKEEGGFAPFGFSGIMSGTATCFYAFVGFDVIAASSEEARNPKRAVPLAIAISLGLAASAYILVSTVLTLMVPWHSLDPNSALADAFYQRGYSWAGYLVATGSICAMTTVLLNGLFCLPRIIYAMAVDGLFFQAFAYVHPRTQVPLVGILVFGVLTVLVALLLDLEALVQFLSIGTLLAYTFVAISIIVLRFQKAPLSISPSPASPRPAAKEYNSFSDHIELVGTEQVPAPEPGQLRPALRPYLGFLDRCSPGVAVASAICVLVASAITLGCVLIFGDSALHLPRWGYILLLLLCSIMFLLSLLVLGAHQQQRQQDTFQIPMVPLIPALSILLNICLMLKLSYLTWVRFSIWLLIGLLVYFGYGIWHSKENQRELPGLTITRYVVFSSGSLEETVQVVQPPSQVPAQEPSSP
- the SLC7A4 gene encoding cationic amino acid transporter 4 isoform X1, which produces MEPLRRRGPPTHPCPSPALWQASVKRLTTPGWDQREDGRLGSLSLPSGPGRCQQLAWCSSQLPAMASGLPSTAGLVRFCQKLKRLKPLEEATMETSLQRCLSALDLTLLGVGAMVGSGLYVLTGTVAKEITGPAVIVSFTVAAVASLLAALCYAEFGARVPRTGSAYLFTYVSMGELWAFLIGWNLVLEYVIAGAAVARAWSGYLDAMFDHHIRNFTEAHVGIWQVPLLARYPDFLAAGILLLASTFVSCGARVSSWLNHTLSAISMVVILFIIILGFVLARSHNWGKEEGGFAPFGFSGIMSGTATCFYAFVGFDVIAASSEEARNPKRAVPLAIAISLGLAASAYILVSTVLTLMVPWHSLDPNSALADAFYQRGYSWAGYLVATGSICAMTTVLLNGLFCLPRIIYAMAVDGLFFQAFAYVHPRTQVPLVGILVFGVLTVLVALLLDLEALVQFLSIGTLLAYTFVAISIIVLRFQKAPLSISPSPASPRPAAKEYNSFSDHIELVGTEQVPAPEPGQLRPALRPYLGFLDRCSPGVAVASAICVLVASAITLGCVLIFGDSALHLPRWGYILLLLLCSIMFLLSLLVLGAHQQQRQQDTFQIPMVPLIPALSILLNICLMLKLSYLTWVRFSIWLLIGEWGARLVSWAGCRRRVRRASRAETCHSCSRHPCRTLGIFRLWHLAQQGEPAGAAGADHHTLCGFL